The following proteins come from a genomic window of Aspergillus luchuensis IFO 4308 DNA, chromosome 3, nearly complete sequence:
- a CDS encoding sister chromatid cohesion factor PDS5 (BUSCO:EOG09262PMC;~COG:D;~EggNog:ENOG410PFZ5;~InterPro:IPR039776,IPR016024,IPR011989;~go_process: GO:0007064 - mitotic sister chromatid cohesion [Evidence IEA]) yields the protein MPARTRQGPSVASEAVDPEDTSAGLRRLKFNEPLSWRVGRSAIPIADLLQRLQTLAQELRRLEQEEIDTDSLKKVSQELASAHLLAHKDRGVRAWAACCIVDVLRLCAPDAPFTGNQLKDIFTCIVSSIVPALGDPSNSYNAQHIYVLNSLAEVKSIVLMTDLDHPDSLIIPLFTSCFDIVSGSSKTSTGEEVAKNVEFDMTRLLVTVIDETPVLAADVVDVIVAQFLRIDPRAMEAPNKRGKRGDAPVDAKQGTLLLKDYPPAYNMAKAICQACPERMTSHISQYFNNVIIDASAEGANGSSKGSHRKPNLDDSDEEGEDIKELSKAHRLIRELWRACPEVLQNVVPQLEAELSAESLSLRLLATQTIGDLTAGIGVAGPPPPPPMDPAAYPPVAIEEYAQTIPQPSVLLTPFSPKPFSQTHSSTYESFLSRRLDKSASVRAAWVTVVGRILLTSAGGSGLSESEEQSLIKHIASMLRDADEKVRVAAVDAISNFGLTQVVNKLGASGGFSTPDSVLFILAERVKDRKPQVREHATQTLARIWAVAVGEIEQANEPAVTLLKDGPSKIFDAFFTNDPDIHVLIDRVLFDILLPLNYPPVKSKLTRSSSSQSQKQKDSQASEGDGDIDVDKIRARRILTLLKSLDEKAKKVFFAMQARQISMRTAMTVYLQACEEYNGGVMEKDQERIKAQLSKVIDTLSKLLPDPSRTSADLWKFAKVHDRRGYQLIRFSMAAVSDYRTVVKAIKELGRRLQSSNNSSLLDTLTPLLYRSSSLVFNRSHIPAIMSLSRTDENGLANPAQEMLREISSRNPEVLEAQVQEMCKDLESQTPSSSTKDGAGTEEILKACSGFAKKLPSKLPKERKFLQSLVSYALHSPSPRAAKHAVSILMAVADKKEMYAKDLIQKCVSDWAYGSDRFLTKLATLSQLNLLAPREADDESDAIISIAVNKILLTNRSPQPDAVYAWSDVVDDETAAKEWALKIIVNRLRAKDGSDDEEDFRAHAGPVYDTLNKLVVNDGELSKKKDTPATQKSRLRLLAARSLLKLCASHGLCDQLLSPRDFNSIALVAQDPVLEVRSGFISQLKKKLVQKTYLSYRWYTVPFLLAFEPIASLKDSTLTWLRSRASFFSQQTNGKRSDQQTVMESLFSRLLSLLAYHPDYPPAEMEESTRVAELVDFSRYILFYLQAVANEHNLSLIFHIAQRVKQTRDGITKSDEMSTRLHTLSDLAQATIRRFADIYSQQRKFGGAAGGTNILQTYPGKMGVPSSIFAPMGSHREAQEVADKNFFPEEGEDLLDRIVRSVMRTKSGSHGSAKKRKPESAEAGGDASATKKARKDKEKKPARPRKSSGSAGTTRTPKKKKKDDDGWSSDEGAAKKASTAARRRSSRGASRRVSYADRDSDEDDMEMDEWEEEQVDEQEEAEEEEGGADSEEDNDSVDLPDKEAALDEILSDREDSPLSSPPPTSPQKPTEQAPSKPSGNGKRTSTLPNRRSSRRG from the exons ATGCCCGCGCGCACTCGTCAGGGCCCCTCCGTCGCCTCGGAGGCCGTGGACCCGGAAGATACATCTGCGGGCCTGCGCCGTCTCAAGTTCAATGAGCCTCTCTCCTGGCGCGTCGGACGGTCCGCCATCCCCATCGCCGATCTGCTGCAACGCTTGCAGACCCTGGCGCAGGAGCTTCGCCGACTGGAGCAGGAGGAAATTGATACGGACTCGCTGAAAAAGGTTTCGCAGGAGCTCGCGTCGGCTCATCTCCTGGCGCACAAGGATCGCGGCGTGAGAGCCTGGGCGGCGTGTTGTATCGTCGATGTCTTGCGTCTCTGTGCGCCCGACGCGCCTTTTACGGGCAATCAACTGAAG GACATCTTTACCTGCATCGTCTCGTCCATCGTCCCCGCGCTCGGGGACCCATCCAACTCCTACAATGCTCAGCACATCTATGTCTTGAACTCTCTTGCGGAGGTCAAGAGTATCGTGCTGATGACAGATCTGGACCATCCCGATTCATTGATCATCCCTCTATTTACGAGCTGCTTCGACATCGTCTCTGGGTCCTCCAAAACGTCTacgggggaggaggtcgCCAAGAATGTCGAGTTCGACATGACGCGCCTGCTCGTGACGGTTATCGACGAGACGCCTGTTCTTGCCGCCGATGTGGTCGATGTCATAGTGGCCCAATTTCTGCGCATCGACCCCCGTGCCATGGAGGCGCCGAacaaaagagggaagagaggcgaTGCGCCGGTGGATGCGAAACAGGGAACGCTTCTTCTGAAAGACTACCCTCCTGCGTACAATATGGCCAAGGCCATCTGTCAAGCATGCCcggagaggatgacgagCCACATCAGCCAGTATTTCAACAACGTCATCATTGATGCGTCTGCGGAGGGTGCGAATGGATCCTCGAAGGGCAGCCATCGCAAGCCCAATCTGGACGattccgacgaggagggagaagacaTCAAGGAATTGAGCAAGGCGCACCGCCTCATCCGAGAATTGTGGAGAGCATGTCCCGAGGTGTTGCAGAACGTGGTTCCGCAACTCGAGGCGGAATTGTCAGCAGAGTCGCTGTCCTTGCGTCTCCTGGCTACCCAGACCATTGGTGATCTTACGGCAGGTATCGGGGTTGCTGGaccaccccctccgccgccgatgGATCCTGCCGCTTATCCGCCGGTGGCCATAGAGGAGTACGCGCAGACGATCCCTCAACCTAGTGTTCTTCTCACTCCCTTCTCTCCGAAACCCTTCTCGCAGACACACAGCTCCACTTATGAAAGCTTTCTGAGTCGCCGGCTGGACAAATCCGCCTCAGTAAGAGCTGCTTGGGTCACCGTTGTCGGCCGGATTCTGCTGACATCTGCGGGTGGCTCTGGCTTGAGCGAAAGCGAAGAGCAGTCGCTCATCAAACATATCGCCTCAATGCTTCGCGATGCGGACGAGAAGGTGCGGGTTGCCGCCGTCGATGCCATCAGCAACTTTGGCCTGACCCAGGTCGTTAACAAGTTGGGCGCCAGTGGAGGCTTTTCGACCCCTGATTccgtcctcttcatccttgccgAGCGAGTCAAGGATCGCAAGCCACAGGTCCGCGAGCACGCAACGCAGACCTTGGCTCGAATCTGGGCCGTTGCAGTGGGTGAAATTGAGCAGGCGAACGAGCCAGCAGTCACTCTGCTCAAGGATGGACCCTCCAAGATCTTCGatgccttcttcaccaatgaTCCTGACATTCACGTCTTGATCGATCGCGTCCTCTTCGATATTCTGCTTCCGCTCAACTATCCTCCCGTCAAGAGTAAGCTGACGCGGAGTAGCTCGAGTCAGTctcagaagcagaaagacTCGCAGGCCTCGGAAGGCGATGGAGATATCGACGTTGACAAGATCCGGGCCCGTCGCATACTCACCCTTCTCAAAAGCCTCGATGAGAAGGCGAAAAAGGTGTTCTTTGCCATGCAAGCCCGTCAAATATCTATGAGGACAGCGATGACGGTCTATCTGCAGGCTTGCGAGGAGTACAAT GGCGGCgtgatggagaaggaccAAGAACGAATCAAGGCTCAGTTGAGCAAAGTGATTGACACCTTGTCCAAACTTCTCCCTGATCCGTCGCGGACATCTGCAGATCTCTGGAAATTCGCCAAGGTGCACGACCGGCGTGGTTACCAGCTGATCCGGTTCTCAATGGCTGCGGTCAGTGATTACCGGACCGTTGTCAAAGCCATCAAAGAGCTGGGAAGGAGGTTGCAAAGCTCCAACAATTCCTCCCTGCTTGATACTCTCACGCCTCTCTTGTATCGCTCCAGCTCATTGGTGTTCAACAGAAGCCATATTCCAGCCATCATGAGTCTTTCCAGAACGGATGAGAATGGCTTGGCCAACCCTGCCCAGGAGATGTTGCGGGAGATCTCTTCTCGAAATCCCGAGGTACTGGAAGCGCAGGTCCAGGAAATGTGCAAAGATCTGGAATCGCAGAcgcccagctcctccacgAAGGATGGTGCGGGCACCGAAGAGATCCTCAAAGCATGCTCTGGTTTCGCAAAGAAGCTCCCATCGAAGCTTCCCAAGGAACGGAAATTCCTCCAGTCATTGGTGAGCTACGCACTGCACAGTCCGTCACCTAGAGCGGCGAAGCATGCCGTTTCTATCCTCATGGCTGTTGCCGATAAGAAGGAGATGTACGCCAAGGACCTGATACAAAAATGCGTGTCCGACTGGGCCTACGGATCTGATCGCTTTCTCACCAAATTGGCTACCTTGTCCCAGCTGAACCTTTTGGCTCCGCGGGAGGCAGATGATGAGAGTGACGCTATCATCTCGATTGCCGTCAACAAGATTCTCTTGACCAATCGCTCTCCTCAGCCAGACGCTGTGTATGCGTGGTCTGATGTagtggatgatgaaacaGCAGCCAAGGAGTGGGCTCTGAAGATCATTGTCAATCGCCTACGCGCGAAGGATGGctcggatgacgaagaggactTCCGTGCTCACGCCGGACCGGTCTATGATACTCTAAACAAACTCGTCGTGAACGACGGCGAATTGtctaagaagaaggacacgCCCGCAACGCAAAAGTCACGGCTACGTCTATTGGCAGCCAGGTCACTGCTTAAGCTTTGCGCGTCCCATGGACTTTGCGACCAGTTGCTTAGCCCGCGGGATTTCAACTCGATCGCTTTGGTTGCTCAGGACCCAGTCCTCGAGGTGAGAAGTGGATTTATCAGCCAGCTCAAGAAAAAGCTTGTACAGAAAACGTACTTGAGCTACCGTTGGTACACagtccccttcctccttgcCTTCGAGCCTATCGCCAGCTTGAAGGACAGCACACTTACCTGGCTGCGGTCGCGAGCTTCATTCTTCTCGCAACAAACCAACGGCAAAAGAAGCGATCAACAGACGGTCATGGAATCCTTGTTCTCCCGTCTACTGTCCCTTCTCGCCTACCACCCCGACTATCCTCCGGCTGAAATGGAAGAGTCTACTCGGGTAGCCGAACTAGTCGACTTCTCCCGCTACATTCTCTTCTATTTGCAGGCTGTGGCCAATGAACACAACCTGTCGCTGATCTTCCACATCGCACAGCGTGTCAAGCAAACACGAGACGGTATCACAAAGTCTGACGAGATGAGCACCCGTCTCCACACGCTATCAGACCTAGCCCAAGCGACCATTCGTCGCTTTGCGGACATCTACTCGCAACAGCGCAAGTTTGGAGGCGCAGCTGGCGGCACCAACATCCTGCAGACTTACCCCGGCAAGATGGGAGTGCCAAGCTCGATCTTCGCCCCGATGGGTAGCCACCGCGAGGCGCAAGAGGTTGCAGATAAGAACTTCTTCCcggaagaaggcgaggacTTGCTGGATCGCATCGTGCGATCCGTCATGAGGACTAAGAGCGGGTCCCACGGttcggcgaagaagagaaagcccGAATCGGCTGAAGCAGGCGGCGACGCAAGCGCTACGAAGAAGGCACGGaaagacaaggagaagaagcccgcccGGCCGCGCAAGTCGTCCGGCTCCGCGGGAACCACCAGGAcccccaagaaaaagaagaaggacgacGACGGTTGGTCCTCGGATGAGGGAGCTGCCAAGAAAGCTAGCACGGCAGCAAGGagacgcagcagcagaggtgCGTCCCGGAGAGTCAGTTACGCGGACCGGGAcagcgatgaagatgatatgGAAATGGAcgagtgggaggaagagcaagTCGATGAAcaagaggaagcagaagaggaagagggtggtgCCGACAGCGAGGAGGACAACGATAGCGTCGACCTTCCAGACAAAGAAGCTGCCCTGGACGAGATCCTAAGCGACAGGGAAGACTCGCCTCTCTCATCGCCGCCGCCTACATCCCCGCAGAAACCCACAGAGCAAGCACCTTCAAAACCGAGTGGCAATGGCAAACGAACCTCGACTCTACCAAACCGGCGATCCTCTCGAAGAGGATAA